In the bacterium genome, one interval contains:
- a CDS encoding DUF2442 domain-containing protein, with protein MNPRVVSVKANDDYTLVLVFTNGETRIFDAANLLDTGVFKALKDITQFRQAAVAYGTVIWPGEIDLCPDTLYEDSKLLATLG; from the coding sequence ATGAACCCAAGAGTTGTATCAGTCAAAGCAAATGATGATTATACCTTAGTATTGGTCTTTACTAACGGAGAAACTCGTATTTTTGACGCAGCTAATTTGTTAGATACTGGTGTATTTAAGGCACTAAAAGATATAACCCAATTCAGGCAAGCAGCTGTTGCTTATGGAACAGTAATCTGGCCCGGTGAGATTGATTTGTGCCCAGATACCCTTTACGAAGACAGTAAACTATTAGCGACTCTAGGCTGA
- a CDS encoding DUF4160 domain-containing protein produces the protein MPVISMFYGLIVTMYFLDTKKHNLPHIHVRYQNYEAVYGIETSELLEGSLPINKERILLAWIELHRDELLANWSLAIEALPLFKIDPLK, from the coding sequence ATGCCAGTCATTTCAATGTTTTACGGCCTGATTGTTACGATGTATTTTTTAGATACCAAAAAGCACAATTTGCCCCACATACATGTACGCTATCAAAATTACGAGGCAGTGTATGGTATTGAAACATCAGAGTTGCTCGAAGGTTCCCTACCAATTAATAAAGAACGGATTTTATTAGCTTGGATTGAGCTGCACCGTGACGAACTATTGGCAAATTGGAGTTTAGCCATTGAGGCGCTACCACTGTTCAAAATCGACCCATTAAAGTAA
- a CDS encoding LemA family protein produces MKNIIRLVMLFLIVSTAGCGYNRFQLFDEEIKSAWSEILNQYQRRADLIPNLVNVVKGYADHEKEVLESITNARAKVGGIQVNADSIGDAAAMQKFQAAQGELSSALSRLIAVSENYPQLKADGVFRDLQAQLEGTENRVAVARLRYIEAVKSYNVLVRKFPSNLTAKIFGYSTKENFAVENEKAVSVPPKVSF; encoded by the coding sequence ATGAAAAATATTATTAGATTAGTAATGTTATTCCTAATCGTATCCACAGCCGGCTGTGGATACAACCGCTTCCAATTATTTGACGAAGAAATAAAGTCAGCCTGGAGTGAAATTCTCAATCAATATCAGCGCCGCGCTGATTTGATTCCGAATCTCGTTAATGTCGTGAAGGGTTATGCCGATCACGAAAAAGAGGTTTTGGAATCAATCACTAATGCACGTGCCAAAGTAGGGGGCATTCAAGTTAATGCTGATTCAATTGGCGATGCTGCTGCCATGCAGAAATTCCAAGCAGCTCAAGGTGAATTATCTTCGGCGCTTTCGCGTTTGATTGCCGTTTCTGAAAATTATCCGCAGCTTAAAGCAGACGGAGTATTTAGAGATTTACAGGCACAACTTGAAGGTACAGAAAACCGCGTTGCTGTAGCGCGCTTGCGTTATATCGAAGCCGTCAAGTCCTATAACGTTTTGGTGCGCAAATTCCCATCAAACTTAACCGCAAAGATTTTTGGTTACTCGACTAAAGAAAATTTTGCAGTTGAAAATGAAAAAGCGGTAAGTGTGCCGCCGAAGGTTTCATTTTAA